A window of ANME-2 cluster archaeon genomic DNA:
TCATCATCTGAACGTGCTACTGCTTCATTCTGTCTTGGTTCATTTTCCAGACTTATGCAAAAGCATTTTTGTATGTCCGTGTATATTTGCTTAACAAGAAATCATGCTGAAATAAGAGAAATGGAGATTATGATGAAAGTACGTGATGCAATAAAAATGATAGAAGCAGATGGCTGGTATTTAATTAAAACCAGAGGAAGTTATAAACAATACAAGCATCACACAAAATAAGGTAGAGTAACAATTGCTGGTCATTTAAATGATGATTTAGCACCCGGGACTTTTAATAGTATCTTAAAACAAGCAAAATTGAAATAGGTAGAATAAGATGTATCGTTTCTTAATTGTGATTGAAAAGGCAAATAATAATTATTCAGCATATTCACCTGATTTGCCTGGTTGTGTTGCAACAGGTGCTAACCGTGAAGATACGGAACAAAATATGTATGATGCAATTGAAATGCATATTCAGGGATTAATAGAAGATAACTTGCCGATTCCAGAATCAAATTCTTTTGCAGAATATGTGGCGATTAATGAAATGTCAGGCACAGCTGATACAGCACAACCAACTTAATTATATTTTCATTCCACCATTTCTACTCTTGCCGAGTGCTTATCACACTCTGCTCAACCCTTACGCCCTTGTGGTGTGCTGAGCGGGCTGGCAGGCGCTTTTTTAGTACTTCATAGTTGCATTGCTTGACCGGTGGACTGGAGGTGTAAGTTTGGATAAATTCTTGGTTTGGTGTTGCAGGTGGGGGCTTAAAGAGCAGGACAAAATAGAAAGATCATTTACTTCTACTGATACTGATCAATACAGGCAAGAAGATCAAAGCTACTAAAAATACTGCTAAACCTGCTGCAGCAAAGCTTACATGGAAACCATATGAATCAGCGATCAACCCACCT
This region includes:
- a CDS encoding type II toxin-antitoxin system HicB family antitoxin, which translates into the protein MYRFLIVIEKANNNYSAYSPDLPGCVATGANREDTEQNMYDAIEMHIQGLIEDNLPIPESNSFAEYVAINEMSGTADTAQPT